A single window of Chthoniobacterales bacterium DNA harbors:
- a CDS encoding PEP-CTERM sorting domain-containing protein (PEP-CTERM proteins occur, often in large numbers, in the proteomes of bacteria that also encode an exosortase, a predicted intramembrane cysteine proteinase. The presence of a PEP-CTERM domain at a protein's C-terminus predicts cleavage within the sorting domain, followed by covalent anchoring to some some component of the (usually Gram-negative) cell surface. Many PEP-CTERM proteins exhibit an unusual sequence composition that includes large numbers of potential glycosylation sites. Expression of one such protein has been shown restore the ability of a bacterium to form floc, a type of biofilm.), producing MRKIVLVLLFAAPLTSWSQLITVSSFDDIQYWAGSGTNRAALVLEFSNAVTPSSIAWGYQWNGISTADSMLFALAGAITGSNAPSPLAGSDMRLSVDVSFFANPRGYFVNTIRYDQNGLPSPWSQSIRFIQNNYFGDGTYPTIYSLDSTGLWSSSFTQAQVGMSDLVLSDGMWVGFAQSDGIADPRAFAQAVAAVPEPSSLALLVLTLSLALATKLKTPRR from the coding sequence ATGCGAAAAATAGTTCTGGTTCTGCTGTTCGCAGCACCGCTGACGTCGTGGTCGCAACTGATCACGGTAAGTTCGTTTGACGACATCCAATACTGGGCGGGATCGGGCACAAACCGTGCTGCCCTCGTTTTGGAGTTTTCTAATGCAGTCACTCCCTCGTCGATTGCATGGGGCTACCAATGGAACGGAATCAGCACCGCCGATTCGATGCTTTTTGCGCTGGCGGGCGCCATCACCGGATCCAACGCACCATCACCGCTCGCCGGATCAGATATGCGCTTGTCGGTTGACGTGAGTTTCTTTGCCAACCCTCGCGGCTACTTCGTTAACACCATCAGATATGATCAAAACGGACTGCCTTCGCCATGGAGCCAGAGCATAAGATTTATCCAAAACAACTATTTCGGCGATGGAACTTATCCGACGATCTATTCGTTGGATAGCACGGGACTCTGGAGCAGTTCTTTTACCCAAGCCCAGGTGGGAATGTCGGATCTGGTGCTGTCTGACGGAATGTGGGTGGGCTTCGCTCAGAGCGACGGAATCGCCGATCCCCGCGCCTTCGCACAGGCTGTTGCTGCGGTGCCCGAACCGAGTTCACTCGCACTCCTTGTGCTGACCTTGAGCCTGGCGCTCGCGACGAAGCTGAAAACTCCACGCCGATGA